One genomic region from Longimicrobiaceae bacterium encodes:
- a CDS encoding ParB/RepB/Spo0J family partition protein — protein sequence MSESASRRSRGGGGLDWLAHDGGGDAGAVIREQLQALAGPPAAGEEVRGIPHAQIDPSPYQARRIFGAAAMAELEGSVRRNGLLQPVVVRPQPGGRYELVAGERRWRVVGILGWEAIPAVVRMVDDLTAHLLGQVENDDRQDVSAWERALGYVQLRDHFARERGAVPTLAELGEMRGGVVKSTVSRYLTIGDAFPPPAVAQASLAEEDFASLALPVLLRAARKPDGQRFEMLRAVLHKQRSRAAGKPDAPQLKERTAPARGRRQATGGGSEAGPGPARHGWRRYLADRIIRVETTIPTLEMSPEQARAAGERIVPAVAALAARVAGGEDPEALLLDGDGGRIVFLPGKLRPAQLNAFLALRRRLGI from the coding sequence GTGAGCGAGTCCGCAAGCCGAAGAAGCCGCGGCGGAGGCGGGCTCGACTGGCTCGCGCACGACGGCGGGGGCGACGCGGGTGCGGTCATCCGAGAGCAACTCCAGGCGCTCGCAGGTCCACCCGCCGCAGGCGAGGAGGTGAGAGGGATTCCCCACGCGCAGATCGACCCGTCGCCCTACCAGGCGCGGCGCATCTTCGGGGCGGCCGCGATGGCGGAGCTGGAGGGGTCGGTCCGCCGGAACGGGCTGCTGCAGCCGGTCGTCGTGCGACCCCAGCCCGGCGGACGGTACGAGCTGGTCGCGGGGGAGCGCCGCTGGCGCGTGGTCGGCATCCTGGGGTGGGAGGCCATCCCGGCGGTGGTGCGGATGGTGGACGACCTCACCGCGCACCTGCTCGGCCAGGTGGAGAACGACGACCGGCAGGACGTATCCGCGTGGGAGCGGGCGCTGGGATACGTACAGCTGAGGGACCATTTCGCGCGTGAGCGCGGAGCGGTGCCAACGCTCGCTGAGCTGGGGGAGATGCGGGGCGGGGTCGTCAAGTCCACCGTGAGCCGCTATCTCACGATCGGCGACGCCTTTCCGCCTCCCGCGGTCGCACAGGCCAGTCTCGCGGAGGAGGATTTCGCCAGCCTCGCCCTACCCGTGCTGCTGCGGGCCGCCCGCAAGCCGGATGGGCAGCGGTTCGAGATGCTTCGCGCCGTGCTCCACAAGCAGCGCTCGCGTGCAGCGGGGAAGCCGGACGCGCCTCAGCTGAAGGAGAGGACAGCTCCGGCGCGGGGCCGGCGGCAGGCCACGGGCGGCGGGAGCGAAGCGGGGCCAGGGCCAGCGCGGCACGGCTGGCGCCGCTACCTCGCCGATCGGATCATCCGTGTGGAAACCACGATTCCCACGCTGGAGATGAGCCCCGAACAAGCGCGCGCCGCAGGCGAGCGGATCGTTCCTGCCGTAGCCGCGCTTGCTGCTCGCGTCGCAGGTGGCGAAGATCCAGAGGCCCTGCTGCTCGACGGCGACGGCGGCCGCATCGTCTTTCTGCCTGGGAAGCTCCGACCCGCCCAGCTCAACGCATTCCTGGCATTGCGGCGTAGGCTCGGAATCTGA
- a CDS encoding ParA family protein — translation MKTVMVASTKGGTAKTTSVLALAALWAVEHGRRVAVWDGDPQGTLTRQLRRNVVREPWAADPVPAGVPELEERTVLFRGGRSLGLAPAAEIRQFFGRPDWEPRLDADLAIIDTPPGGLLHILAAADVADLLLVPVDTTPLGLEGLLETLDLLKVIEPAVPTRVLLTRVVARRRITREIAEFLDVRYPGLRLETGIPEDARVPDSHKARRPVTLDSPKERASEGYRVVAAHLLSVLAGLRRVEHAVNTEALAARVSA, via the coding sequence ATGAAGACGGTCATGGTCGCCTCCACGAAGGGCGGCACCGCGAAGACGACCTCCGTCCTGGCGCTCGCCGCCCTATGGGCGGTGGAGCACGGGCGGCGGGTCGCCGTGTGGGACGGCGACCCGCAGGGCACGCTCACCCGCCAGCTGCGCCGGAACGTCGTGCGGGAACCGTGGGCCGCCGACCCGGTCCCCGCCGGAGTTCCCGAGCTGGAAGAGCGGACGGTGCTGTTCCGGGGCGGGCGGTCCCTCGGCCTCGCGCCGGCGGCGGAGATCCGCCAGTTCTTCGGGCGCCCCGACTGGGAGCCCCGCCTGGACGCGGACCTCGCGATCATCGACACCCCGCCGGGCGGGCTCCTTCACATCCTCGCCGCCGCCGACGTCGCCGACCTCCTGCTCGTGCCCGTGGACACCACTCCGCTCGGCCTGGAGGGCCTGCTGGAGACGCTGGACCTCCTGAAGGTGATCGAGCCGGCCGTCCCCACCCGGGTCCTGCTCACGAGGGTGGTGGCCCGTCGGCGCATCACGCGGGAGATCGCGGAGTTCCTGGACGTGCGCTACCCTGGGCTCCGGCTGGAGACCGGCATCCCCGAGGACGCGCGGGTGCCCGACTCGCACAAGGCGCGGCGCCCGGTGACGCTCGACTCGCCGAAGGAGCGCGCATCGGAGGGCTACCGCGTCGTCGCTGCGCATCTTCTCAGTGTGCTGGCGGGCCTCCGCAGGGTGGAGCACGCGGTGAACACGGAAGCGCTGGCCGCGCGGGTCTCGGCGTGA